The Cyclopterus lumpus isolate fCycLum1 chromosome 12, fCycLum1.pri, whole genome shotgun sequence genome window below encodes:
- the ptpn13 gene encoding tyrosine-protein phosphatase non-receptor type 13 isoform X5: MHVSLAEALEVRGGPLQEEEVWAVLSQSAESLQELFHKDPTNMGFIISPWSLLLMPSGNISFTDEYVTEQDLRAFTAPEVLGGASLTSISDIEKMHMYSLGMTLFWGADFEIPQSQPMKLGEHLNSLLLNMCDDVTLSRMSLRTVLDICSKHIRNSSCDPPFSNIRKLVRLVLGSLSQLDGLLTDRESLPERSKEIRERLRGKGLPSGRSAAPRVLERYRARSQEQTSLNRGLSRSMGSLPIQELLKREEGAVLQYPPSYHRPNSESPTEFYPKPPSIQHQHSYPYLHPLHPQQKGRPVELDRRSLPFHSVDLGPGQARKNWASSVDLACIDPEALRFGALEDARRGSSAISTHSIGRHKSPLWASRERDSPFSEFGGLKSRKPHHHSALSVGSGLTGAYDRIKERQRKLQVLRQAVDDPVHNQQRYHSDYSSSSESPSVTSSDLDYRQAKKPSEVRRFSSQLALSSEHDALSLTGHNTHRHRLYEGAADEGLVGAELLLQRQEEEVQRLQAHLASRLSRANLYPTDDPLAPHRTSMLDLRDPLFTSSVPLRKPKNFHGPEFVKMASEPCVALSVPSSIMKRGKVEEVQRKVGVVLLNGQKLELSCDIKAVCKDVLDMVVAHIGLVEHHLFGLAYLRDDEFFFVEPDAKLSKVAPEGWKEDPKKKKSDVPFNLFLRIKFFIDDVNLIQHAMTKHQCYLQLRKDILEERMRCDTDNAMLLASLALQAEFSDYQPELHGKTYFRLEHYVPVSVLDKVDQTTIKEELPKLHSNYYGASDSEAELEFLKVSQRLTEYGVHFHRVLPEKRSQTGIMLGVYSKGVHIFEVLNGNRTPVLRFPWRETKKISFVKKKICLQNTSDGIKHLFQTDSNKTCQYLLQLCSDQHKFHLQMKARQNNQELQDLENSPLGSFQYSLDPRSGDMMGGTVNSGSLAPSLSTRSNPDHLKRISYSEVALHKATSGTILVQDELHFPGFNPVASAALSNPRIMSRSHHNLGQMPESPEHRPAESYHGQHSRLSQPPPGQVASYFQQHQRASSDTDSLLPQQDKSFSTVSQSRSAWSLSKSSSSTEETGQAYVVGVSMHSSSVPSTPASVNDSLKKKLIALPSPEREITTVNLKKDVKYGLGFQVVGGENSGRMDLGTIISSITPGSPADVNGCLKPGDRLISVNDVNLDGLSHTTAIDILQNAPDDVTLVVLQPKDSLYKESSSGYVPHQAKSALKALNSGQRREPDFENSSEEQAGTGSSPLHSAGAPSSTSSLIHQHPSLSFQDSRTSSVAKVSPLPANSVQQCLERSTAAAAAATVVQRHRPEPNMALDPAPPALPPKTRKAKVAEAPKVSEHSDWGDSDMDEETYSSSQEKLKVKKGGINTTVRHGGVYVKAIIPKGAADLDGRIQKGDRVVAVNGNSLEGATHQQAVEVLRETGQTVHLLLEKGQPPSDSVHAPLTPLCCRPTAASDQDQTKNKEQPLEVKEKPEYSFITRDNVFDVRLLKNTSGLGFSFSREESIPEESPSSSMVRVKKLFPGQPAAESGRINVGDVIMRVNQTPLKGLSQHEVISALRGTGQEVTLLLCRPEYGVLPEMDTSALTPMPSPRKELVTQAESSLSFGRAKSPPGSQGKRSQVLVDDALERLLLRTPGRHNSYSDSTDGDEEVEEAFSTSPVEHSRQTWERSVYHTPSSNLGLGRYDSTGQLDDTINSAFYSPNLSMTRSDHSKRCPPSPVTSDLESSTLHMVSSPTAPSPDPLPPPLPLPLNLTLFSNGQDIEDFVPEVELKVSLVKSEKGSLGFTLTKGNDHGCYIHDIVQDPAKGDGTLRPGDRMIMVNNTDVSNMGHTEVVNLVRAAPRVVDLVVGRVLEAPKPPIEAHLLPDIDFKGSQEPLGLVLDGGCDSVYDVLFVKDIVPGSMAFEEGSLRTLDLIHYINGAPTQDLTLSESTRLMDLSLDDLTLKATRDGKPVSPGQKSVSFLNNNVSPKVSSSMNGFLKGEDPSDTESLAALCPSEEEIIHLDLEKLQAGGLGFSVIGGERGIFVKSITPGGIAESSRKLQVGDRLLKVNEELMTGVSHTKAVTTIRKAKGLVHLIVSRPPDQNPNTYLSYLPINSDKCNGNTDLSEDSGAKTQPFPLRNELKRVGCPAIPPIDYEDDPLGHKRETEHSAELSEDTDCDGSSLPEDSPESSRKVEVEDDPRSENYLQMSVGQPEEDEITWGSDELPIENMNSESRDDGPIITEDELTSLPLIKVVPDGQYTGPQLNTVVRMMRGLLEQKVPLQEFENLQNLQPLDDCLIGQTKENKKKNRYKNIVPFDTTRVVLGRDGGYINANFINMSVKDENYMYIACQGPLPTTLGDFWQMVWEQKSNVIAMMTQEVEGGKVKCQRYWPDTPRTAEMVDDRLQITLIKDQYLDNFVIRLIEVKDVQTNEIQRVTHLNYTGWPDHGTPSQPEQLLTFISYMRHVHRSGPIVSHCSAGIGRSGTLICIDVVLGLISKDADFDLSDVVRNMRLQRQGMIQTEEQYVFCYQVILYVLRCLQAEENISG, translated from the exons ATGCATGTGTCTCTGGCAGAAGCCTTGGAGGTTCGAGGAGGTCcgctccaggaggaggaggtctgggCGGTGCTCAGCCAGAGTGCTGAGAGCCTCCAAGAACTCTTTCACAAAG ACCCTACAAACATGGGCTTCATCATCTCTCCCTGGTCCCTCCTGCTCATGCCCTCTGGCAACATCTCCTTCACGGACGAGTATGTCACCGAGCAGGATTTAAGAGCCTTCACAGCACCAGAGGTCCTGGGAGGGGCCTCCTTGACTTCCATATCTGACATAGAGAAG ATGCACATGTACTCTCTGGGGATGACCCTGTTCTGGGGAGCAGACTTTGAGATCCCCCAAAGTCAG CCAATGAAGTTGGGGGAACACCTGAACAGCCTGCTACTCAAcatgtgtgatgatgtcacattGAGTCGAATGTCGCTGCGCACGGTGCTGGACATCTGCAGCAAACACATAAGAAACTCCAGTTGTGACCCTCCCTTCTCTAATATCAGAAAACTGGTCCGGTTGGTACTGGGCAGTCTTTCCCAG CTGGACGGTCTGCTGACTGATAGAGAGTCTCTTCCGGAACGGAGTAAGGAGATTCGGGAGAGGCTTAGGGGAAAGGGCTTGCCCTCAG GGAGGAGTGCCGCCCCCAGGGTTCTGGAGCGCTACAGAGCCAGGAGTCAGGAGCAGACGTCACTTAATCGAGGCCTCAGTCGATCCATGGGCTCTCTGCCAATCCAGGAACTGTtgaagagggaagagggggcAGTCCTACAGTATCCCCCGTCTTACCATCGGCCCAACTCTGAATCCCCCACGGAATTCTACCCCAAACCCCCCTCGATCCAACACCAGCACTCTTATCCCTATCTGCACCCCCTTCACCCCCAGCAAAAGGGCCGTCCCGTGGAACTGGACCGGAGATCTTTACCCTTCCACAGTGTGGACTTGGGCCCTGGTCAGGCAAGGAAGAACTGGGCTTCCTCTGTGGACTTGGCTTGCATTGACCCAGAGGCTCTTCGTTTTGGGGCCTTGGAAGATGCACGGAGGGGCAGCAGTGCCATAAGTACGCACTCCATAGGCAGGCACAAATCTCCCTTGTGggcatccagggagagggattcTCCCTTCTCTGAGTTTGGTGGGCTGAAGAGTAGGAAGCCTCATCACCACTCGGCCCTGTCGGTGGGCTCGGGTCTCACCGGCGCCTATGACAGGataaaggagagacagaggaaactTCAGGTGCTAAGGCAAGCAGTGGATG ACCCAGTTCACAACCAACAGAGGTACCACAGTGATTACAGTTCATCCAGTGAAAGCCCCTCAGTGACCTCCTCTGATCTAGACTACAGACAAG CTAAGAAACCCAGCGAGGTCAGAAGGTTTAGCTCCCAGCTGGCACTTTCCTCTGAACATGATGCCCTGTCGCTGACGggtcacaacacacacaggcacag GCTGTATGAGGGGGCAGCTGATGAAGGCCTGGTTGGAGCAGAGCTGCTTCTccagaggcaggaggaggaggtgcagcggCTCCAGGCCCACCTGGCCAGCAGGCTGTCCAGGGCCAACCTCTACCCCACAGACGACCCCCTGGCCCCACATCGCACCTCCATGCTCGACCTTCGAGACCCCCTCTTCACCTCTTCTGTACCACTTCGCAAACCCAAG AACTTCCATGGGCCTGAGTTTGTGAAGATGGCCAGTGAGCCCTGTGTTGCCTTATCTGTCCCCTCTTCAATAATG AAGCGTGGCAAGGTGGAGGAAGTGCAGAGGAAGGTCGGTGTGGTGCTGCTGAATGGCCAAAAGCTGGAGCTGAGCTGTGACATCAAGGCAGTTTGTAAAGACGTTCTTGATATGGTGGTTGCCCACATAGGGCTGGTGGAGCACCATCTCTTCGGCCTCGCATACCTCAGAG atgaTGAGTTTTTCTTTGTTGAGCCGGATGCCAAACTGTCCAAAGTGGCCCCagagggatggaaggaggatcctaagaagaagaaatctgATGTGCCTTTCAATCTTTTCTTGCGCATCAAGTTCTTCATTGATGACGTCAACCTCATACA GCACGCTATGACCAAACATCAGTGCTACTTACAGCTGAGGAAGGATATCTTGGAGGAGAGGATGCGCTGTGACACAGACAACGCCATGCTGTTGGCTTCACTGGCACTGCAGGCTGAATTTAGTGACTACCAACCTGAG CTCCATGGGAAGACCTACTTCAGACTGGAGCACTACGTCCCGGTGTCCGTCCTGGATAAAGTGGACCAGACGACCATCAAGGAGGAGCTGCCGAAGCTTCACAGCAACTACTATGGAGCGTCTGACTCTGAGGCAGAGTTGGAGTTTCTCAAG GTGAGTCAGAGGCTGACAGAGTATGGGGTCCATTTCCATCGGGTGCTTCCTGAGAAGCGGTCCCAGACGGGCATCATGCTGGGTGTGTACTCCAAGGGGGTGCACATCTTCGAGGTGCTTAACGGAAATCGTACCCCAGTGCTAAGGTTCCCCTGGAGGGAGACGAAAAAGATTTCCTTTGTA aaaaagaagatttgCCTCCAGAACACGTCAGATGGGATTAAGCACCTGTTTCAGACGGACAGCAATAAGACCTGTCAGTATCTGCTCCAGCTCTGCTCTGATCAGCACAAGTTCCACCTCCAGATGAAGGCCCGCCAGAACAACCAGGAGCTTCAAGACCTAG AGAACAGCCCCTTGGGCAGTTTCCAGTATTCCCTTGATCCTCGTAGTGGAGACATGATGGGGGGGACGGTAAACTCGGGCAGCCTGGCCCCCAGCTTATCGACACGCTCCAACCCGGACCACCTCAAGAGGATCTCCTACTCAGAAGTGGCCCTCCACAAGGCAACGTCTGGCACAATATTGGTCCAAGATGAGCTTCACTTTCCAGGTTTCAATCCAGTGGCCTCAGCGGCCCTTTCCAATCCGCGGATAATGAGCCGCTCCCACCACAACCTGGGCCAAATGCCAGAGTCTCCAGAGCACCGGCCGGCAGAGTCATATCATGGACAGCACAGCAGACTGAGTCAGCCACCACCCGGCCAAGTGGCCTCTTACTTCCAGCAACACCAGCGAGCCAGCTCAGACACAGACTCCCTCTTGCCCCAACAGGACAA ATCTTTTAGCACGGTGTCCCAAAGCAGATCAGCCTGGAGTCTCAGCAAgtcctcttcctccacagaGGAGACTGGCCAAGCATATGTAGTAG GTGTCAGTATGCACAGTTCCTCTGTGCCTTCAACGCCAGCCTCTGTTAACG ATTCACTCAAGAAAAAGCTCATTGCCTTACCatctccagagagagagatcacGACTGTAAACCTGAAGAAAGATGTGAAATATGGCCTGG gGTTCCAGGTTGTTGGAGGAGAGAACTCTGGTCGGATGGACCTTGGCACCATCATTAGCTCCATTACTCCTGGAAGTCCTGCTGACGTCAATGGCTGCCTCAAACCTG GTGACCGGCTGATCTCAGTGAATGATGTGAACCTAGATGGGCTCTCTCATACCACCGCGATTGACATCCTCCAAAATGCTCCCGACGATGTAACTCTGGTGGTGCTGCAGCCCAAAGACAGCCTCTACAAAG AATCTTCTTCAGGCTATGTTCCCCATCAAGCCAAGTCTGCATTAAAGGCTCTAAACTCTGGCCAGAGACGAGAACCAGACTTTGAGAACTCGTCAGAGGAGCAGGCGGGAACAGGAAGCTCTCCTCTCCACAGCGCTGGTGCACCGtcatccacctcctccctcatccaCCAGCACCCCAGCCTCAGTTTTCAGGACTCCAGGACAAGCAGCGTTGCTAAAGTCAGCCCACTCCCTGCAAATAGTGTTCAGCAGTGCCTAGAAAGATCCACAgccgctgctgcagctgcaaccGTCGTCCAACGTCACAGACCAGAACCTAACATGGCTTTGGATCCTGCGCCACCGGCTCTGCCACCCAAAACTAGAAAAGCTAAAGTGGCAGAAGCTCCCAAAGTTTCCGAGCACTCTGACTGGGGCGATTCAGACATGGATGAGGAGACTTATTCCAGTAGTCAAGAGAAACTCAAAGTCAAAAAG GGAGGAATCAACACGACTGTTCGCCATGGAGGCGTCTACGTCAAAGCCATCATACCGAAAGGAGCTGCCGACCTCGACGGAAGGATACAGAAAG GTGATCGTGTGGTGGCTGTCAATGGAAACAGTCTGGAGGGAGCCACTCATCAGCAAGCGGTAGAAGTTCTCCGAGAAACAGGGCAG ACAGTGCACTTGTTGCTGGAGAAGGGTCAGCCGCCTTCGGACAGTGTCCACGCTCCCCTCACGCCTCTGTGCTGTCGGCCAACTGCAGCCAGCGACCAAGACCAGACCAAGAATAAAGAGCAGCCACTTGAGGTCAAGGAAAAGCCAGAGTACAGCTTTATTACACGAG ACAATGTGTTTGACGTGCGTCTGCTGAAGAACACATCAGGTCTGGGCTTCAGTTTCAGTCGGGAGGAGAGCATCCCTGAGGAATCCCCCAGTTCCAGCATGGTGCGGGTTAAAAAGCTGTTTCCTGGCCAACCAGCTGCAGAGAGCGGTCGCATCAACGTGGGCGACGTCATCATGCGGGTCAATCAGACCCCCCTCAAAGGACTCTCGCAACAT GAGGTGATATCTGCCTTGCGAGGAACAGGACAGGAGGTGACTCTGCTCCTCTGTAGACCTGAATATGGGGTTCTACCTGAAATGGACACTTCAGCTTTG ACGCCCATGCCATCTCCGCGAAAGGAGCTGGTGACCCAGGCAGAGTCCAGCCTGAGCTTCGGCAGGGCAAAGTCTCCTCCAGGTTCACAGGGCAAGAGGAGTCAGGTCCTCGTGGACGACGCCCTGGAGAGGCTGCTGCTCAGAACCCCCGGCCGACACAACAGCTACAGCGACAGCACTGatggggatgaggaggtggaagaaGCCTTCAGCACAAGCCCTGTGGAGCACAGCAGGCAAACTTGGGAGCGGAGTGTGTACCACACCCCCAGCAGCAACCTGGGGCTGGGACGCTACGACAGCACTGGTCAACTGGACGACACCATCAACTCAGCCTTCTACTCCCCAAACCTGTCGATGACAAGATCGGACCACAGCAAGAG GTGTCCTCCATCCCCCGTGACCTCTGATCTGGAGTCATCCACCCTGCATATGGTGTCCTCCCCCACTGCCCCAAGCCCGGATCCCCTGCCTCCTCCACTGCCTCTGCCGTTAAACCTCACCCTGTTCAGCAATGGACAGGACATAGAGGACTTTGTCCCG GAGGTAGAGCTAAAGGTCTCCTTGGTGAAGTCGGAAAAGGGCAGCCTGGGCTTCACCCTCACAAAAGGTAACGATCATGGATGTTACATCCATGACATCGTCCAGGATCCAGCCAAAGGAGACGGAACTCTCAGGCCCGGGGACCGGATGATTATG gtgaACAACACCGATGTGAGCAATATGGGCCACACCGAGGTGGTCAATCTTGTGCGTGCGGCCCCTCGTGTGGTTGACTTGGTGGTAGGGAGAGTCCTGGAGGCTCCCAAGCCCCCCATAGAAGCCCATCTGCTGCCTGACATCGACTTCAAGGGCAGCCAAGAACCACTGG GTTTGGTACTGGATGGTGGCTGTGACAGTGTATATGATGTCTTGTTTGTGAAAGACATTGTTCCCGGTTCAATGGCCTTTGAGGAGGGCAGCCTGAGAACACTCGATCTAATCCACTACATCAACGGTGCTCCCACGCAGGACTTGACTCTCAGTGAGAGCACCAGACTGATGGACCTGTCCCTCGACGACCTCACACTCAAAGCCACAAG GGATGGAAAGCCTGTTTCTCCCGGGCAGAAAAGTGTCTCTTTTCTTAACAACAATGTTAGCCCCAAGGTTTCATCCAGCATGAATG GGTTTCTTAAAGGAGAAGATCCAAGCGATACAGAGAGTCTAGCAGCACTTTGTCCTTCAGAG GAGGAGATCATACATCTGGATCTGGAGAAGCTGCAGGCAGGAGGTCTGGGGTTCTCTGTGATTGGAGGGGAAAGGGGGATCTTTGTCAAGTCCATCACCCCGGGAGGAATAGCAGAGTCCTCGAGGAAACTGCAAGTGGGAGACAGGCTGCTGAAA gTGAATGAGGAACTAATGACCGGCGTGTCCCACACCAAAGCCGTCACCACCATCCGTAAAGCTAAAGGCCTGGTACATCTTATAGTGTCCAGACCGCCAGACCAGAACCCAAACACATACCTGTCCTATCTGCCCATCAACTCGGACAAGTGCAATGGAAACACAG ATCTGAGTGAGGACAGTGGAGCAAAGACTCAGCCGTTTCCTCTCCGTAATGAGCTGAAGCGCGTCGGCTGCCCTGCCATACCACCAATAG ACTATGAAGATGATCCACTCGGACACAAAAGAGAGACGGAGCACAGCGCAGAGCTTTCAGAGGACACCGACTGTGATGGCTCTTCTTTACCTGAAGACTCCCCTGAG AGTTCCAGGAAAGTGGAAGTGGAAGACGATCCGAGGAGTGAAAA cTATCTGCAAATGAGTGTTGGACAGCCAGAGGAAGATGAAATCACATGGGGGAGTGACGAACTGCCAATTGAAAACATGAACTCCGAATCCAGAGATG ACGGGCCAATCATCACAGAGGATGAGCTGACCTCTTTGCCCCTCATCAAAGTGGTCCCTGATGGCCAGTACACAGGACCACAGCTCAACACTGTGGTCCGCATGATGAGGGGGCTTCTGGAGCAGAAAGTCCCGCTGCAGGAGTTTGAG AATCTTCAGAACCTCCAGCCGCTGGACGACTGTTTGATTGGTCAGacgaaggagaacaagaagaagaaccgCTACAAGAACATTGTTCCTT TTGACACAACTCGAGTTGTGCTGGGCAGAGACGGGGGCTACATCAATGCCAACTTCATAAATATGTCCGTGAAGGACGAGAACTATATGTACATCGCGTGTCAGGGTCCCTTACCCACAACTCTGGGGGACTTTTGGCAAATGGTCTGGGAGCAGAAGTCTAATGTGATCGCCATGATGACCCAGGAAGTAGAGGGTGGGAAAGTGAAATGTCAGCGTTACTGGCCGGACACGCCGAGGACAGCGGAGATGGTGGACGACCGGTTACAGATCACGCTGATCAAAGACCAATATCTCGACAACTTCGTCATCCGACTCATCGAGGTCAAAGATGTCCAG ACCAATGAAATACAACGCGTAACTCATCTGAACTACACGGGATGGCCGGACCACGGGACGCCCTCGCAACCCGAGCAGCTGCTCACCTTTATTTCCTACATGAGGCACGTCCATCGATCGGGGCCAATAGTCTCACACTGCAGCGCGGGCATCGGTCGATCAGGAACCCTCATCTGTATCGACGTGGTTCTGGGTCTCATCAGTAAAGATGCGGAT TTTGATCTTTCGGATGTGGTGAGGAACATGAGACTTCAGAGACAGGGAATGATCCAGACAGAG gagcAATATGTCTTCTGCTATCAAGTGATCCTGTATGTCCTCAGATGCCTTCAAGCAGAGGAAAACATCTCTGGATAG